Proteins encoded together in one Branchiostoma floridae strain S238N-H82 chromosome 18, Bfl_VNyyK, whole genome shotgun sequence window:
- the LOC118405330 gene encoding adhesion G protein-coupled receptor L2-like — translation MAFAEVLFMVRVRVPLGSACAAFAIILHYFLLTAFTSMNALAMDLFLTFRDALERAKLYQYLLYTWLMPVPIVIVTVIVEFGSSVSVGYGENCWIGNPVANLVAFGVPVFSAILINAVLATFVLLAIRKSFVIADKAKSRSNSSKAWVYLRICFLTGFTWILGFIYPYVNSRAVEYIFIVLNASQGLLLALMLTITSKVVQKWKVAIRERFGLAEPNKDNRATTAAIKQRTTATASETSSSADIPLTTFTDVEENRARIQLDSPNRASGCTATVSNRKTTVCATCTEMPKTTLADVEKTARSHLNKPQQDNGATAAASTKLASTGGTDAVASGSDVVAGGSDEVAGGSDVVAGGSDVVAGGSDEVAGGNDVVAGGSDVVAGGSEVVAGGSDVVAGGSDVVAGGTDVEVGESDALAGENDVVAGGIDVVAGGTDVVAGGTDVVAGGTDEVGSITAPDIDEKETSF, via the coding sequence ATGGCGTTTGCTGAAGTCTTGTTTATGGTACGTGTGAGGGTCCCCCTCGGATCGGCTTGTGCAGCGTTCGCGATAATTCTTCACTACTTTCTGTTGACGGCCTTTACATCCATGAACGCACTTGCCATGGACCTCTTTCTAACGTTTCGTGATGCTTTAGAAAGAGCGAagctgtaccagtacctgttgTACACATGGTTGATGCCGGTCCCTATAGTTATAGTGACCGTGATTGTAGAGTTCGGCAGTTCGGTCAGTGTGGGGTATGGAGAGAACTGTTGGATCGGCAATCCGGTAGCCAACCTGGTGGCTTTTGGAGTCCCTGTCTTCAGCGCCATTCTGATCAATGCTGTCTTGGCCACTTTTGTCTTGCTGGCCATACGGAAGTCATTTGTGATAGCCGACAAGGCAAAGTCACGTTCGAACAGCAGCAAGGCTTGGGTTTACCTGCGTATCTGCTTCCTGACGGGGTTCACCTGGATTCTCGGCTTCATCTATCCTTACGTCAACAGCCGAGCTGTCGAGTACATCTTCATTGTGCTGAATGCTTCTCAGGGCCTTCTACTGGCCCTGATGCTGACAATAACATCGAAGGTGGTGCAGAAATGGAAGGTGGCGATCAGGGAACGCTTTGGTCTGGCTGAACCTAACAAAGACAATAGAGCAACCACCGCTGCCATAAAGCAGAGGACCACCGCAACGGCGTCTGAGACCAGCTCTTCTGCAGACATACCTCTGACAACTTTCACTGATGTGGAGGAGAACAGAGCACGCATTCAGCTAGATAGTCCAAATAGGGCCAGTGGATGTACTGCCACTGTAAGCAATCGGAAGACCACAGtgtgtgctacatgtacagaaatgcCCAAGACAACTTTAGCTGATGTCGAGAAAACTGCACGCTCTCATCTGAACAAGCCTCAACAGGACAACGGAGCAACCGCCGCTGCAAGCACCAAGCTTGCCTCCACAGGGGGAACTGACGCAGTTGCAAGCGGaagtgacgtagtggcaggcggaagtgACGAAGTGGCAGGTGGAAGTGATGTAGTGGCAGGTGGaagtgacgtagtggcaggTGGAAGTGACGAAGTGGCAGGCGGAAATGACGTAGTGGCAGGGGGAAGTGACGTAGTGGCGGGCGGAAGTGAAGTAGTGGCAGGCGGAAGCgacgtagtggcaggcggaagcgacgtagtggcaggcggaaCTGACGTAGAGGTTGGCGAAAGTGACGCATTGGCAGGCGAAAAtgacgtagtggcaggcggaattgacgtagtggcaggcggaactgacgtagtggcaggcggaactgacgtagtggcaggcggaaCTGACGAAGTGGGTTCCATAACCGCTCCGGATATAGATGAAAAAGAGACTAGTTTCTAG
- the LOC118405337 gene encoding putative apolipoprotein(a)-like protein 2, whose translation MCQRWDSQSPHSHPHTPQAHPDAGLDENFCRNPDNKERPWCYTTDESQRWDYCDVMECADPLSPDSVGQDCHRDYTCAKYFLLRLCYCDEDCSFFGDCCEDFE comes from the exons atgtgtcagagatgggactcccagtctccccacagccatccccacacaccacaggctcatCCTGATGCAGGCCTGGATGAGAACTTCTGCCGTAACCCTGACAACAAGGAGCGgccctggtgctacaccacggatgAGTCGCAGAGGTGGGACTACTGTGACGTCATGGAATGTGCTG ACCCTTTATCACCAGACTCCGTTGGCCAGGACTGCCATAGAGACTACACCTGTGCAAAGTATTTCCTATTACGACTTTGCTACTGTGACGAAGACTGCAGCTTTTTCGGTGACTGCTGCGAAGACTTTGAGTAA
- the LOC118406056 gene encoding plasminogen-like, whose amino-acid sequence MSTVCYYIQDRGTSYRGLANRDNSCQLWTSQYPHPHKHTPQAYPRAGLERNYCRNPDGKDRPWCYLNNPLIRWMYCEEVFACDAPPTRCFYAVDKGRSYAGQTNR is encoded by the exons atgtcCACAGTCTGTTACTATATACAGGACAGAGGGACGAGCTACCGGGGCCTTGCAAACCGGGACAACTCCTGTCAGTTGTGGACATCTCAGTACCCCCACCCCCATAAACACACTCCCCAGGCCTACCCACGGGCAGGGCTGGAGcggaactactgccggaacccgGACGGGAAGGACAGGCCGTGGTGCTACTTAAACAACCCGCTCATCAGGTGGATGTACTGCGAGGAGGTCTTCGCCTGTGATG CTCCACCGACGCGATGCTTCTACGCAGTGGATAAGGGAAGGAGTTATGCAGGGCAGACTAACAGGTGA